CGAATTGGACGATTCGGTTCGAGGTGAATGGTTGCGCTTGGGTATGGCCGTTGCGAGTTGGTGCTGTGCGGATCAGAAAACACGTATCTGAGGTGATTATCGTCCGAATCTTTGTTTGCCTTGCATTTGGGATAGGAGGCGTTGCTGGGCTTTTGCGCCGCCGGCCAGGCCGCTGCCCATGCCTTTGAAGAGTTTGGACATTTGGGTGTGCTGGCGGAGGAGGTTGTTGACCTCCTGGACGGTGGTTCCGGAGCCGGCGGCGATGCGCTTGCGGCGGCTGCCGTTGATGATGGCGGAGTTGTGGCGCTCCTTGGCGGTCATGGAGTTGATGATGGCCTCGATGCGGGTGAACTGGGACTCGTCGACGTTGGCGGCGGCCTGCTGCATGCCGGCGAAGGGGCCGACGGAGGGCAGCATCTTGAGGATGGATTGCATGCTGCCGAGCTTCTTGACCTGACGGAGCTGGTCGCGGAAGTCTTCGAGGGAGAAGCCGTCGCCGGTGAGGGCCTTTTTGGCGAAGGCCTCGGCCTTGGAGCGGTCGAGTTTTTCTTCGGCGCGCTCGAGGAGGGTGGCGATGTCGCCCATGCCGAGGATGCGGCCGACGATGCGGTCGGGGTGGAAGGCTTCGAAGGCGTCGGGCTTTTCACCGGTGCCGAGGAACTTGATGGGGGCGCCGGTGATCTGGCGGATGGAGAGGGCGGCGCCGCCGCGGGAGTCGCCGTCCATTTTAGTGAGGATGGCGCCGGTGATCTGGAGGCGGTCGTTGAAGGCCTTGGCGGAGTTGACGGCGTCCTGGCCGGTCATGGCGTCGGCGACAAAGAGGATCTCGGAGGGGTTGAGGAGCTTTTTGAGCTCGGACATTTCGTCCATGAGCTGCTCGTCGATGCCGAGGCGGCCGGCGGTGTCGACGATGAGGATGTCGCAGGCGTAGTTGCGGGCTTCGCGGAGGGCTTCTTTGGCGAGGCGGAGGACTTCGGTTGTCTGGTTCTGGCGATCAGCTGCGAGCTCCGAGCTGCCAGCTTCGAGTTTGCCTTCGTAGATTTGTGCGTTGATGGATTGCGCGACGACTTTGAGCTGCTCGCGGGCGGCGGGGCGGTAGACGTCGACGGAGACGAGCAGGGGGCGGTGGCCGCCCTTTTTGAGCCACTGGGCGAGCTTGCCGGCGGTGGTGGTTTTGCCGGAGCCCTGGAGGCCGGCCATGAGGATGACGCTGGGGGGCTGGGGCGCGAATTTGAAGCGCGCGGTGTCGTGGCCGAGGACGTCCATGAGCTCGTCGCGGACGATTTTGACGATCTGCTCGGAGGGGTTGAGGGCGGTGGCGACGCCGGTGCCGAGGGCTTTGGCGCGGATGTCCTCGATGATTTTGCGGGTGACGTCGAGGTTGACGTCGGATTCGAGGAGGGCGACGCGGATGGAGCGGAGGGCGTCGTTGATGTTCTCGTCGGTGAGTGTGCCCTGGCCGCGCAGGTCTTTGAAGCTGCGCTGGAGTTTTTCGGAGAGGTTCTCAAACATGGCTACTTTGAGTTTATCGGATTAGGCGTGCTGGGGTCGGTTCGTGCCGAGGGAGGTACGGGGGGCTGGCGGTGAGGGGTGGTTCGGGGAAGAATCGGGAGTATGCCTTCTGCGAGTTTGGGTGCTTCAACCGGGTTGGGAGATGTGGGGTTGTTGCGGGAGTACGCGACGCATCTGCGGGTGGAAAAGGGCCTGCGGCCGCTGAGTGTGGAAGCGTATCAGAGGGACCTGGAGAGCTTTGCGGAGTTTGTGGAGGGCGGGGACAGGACGCTGATGTCGGCGAGGCAGGAGGATGTCAGCGGATTTATGCGGCATCTGCGCGAGCACGCGATTGAGAGCCGGAGTGTGGCGAGGAAGCTGAGCTGTCTGCGGGGGTTCTACAGGTGGATGCTGAAGGACAAGCGGATTGCGCATGATCCGACGGTGAATATTGAGTCGCCGAGTAGCTGGAAGGTGCTGCCAAAGAGTTTGGCCGAGAGTGATGTGCGCGAGATGCTGGAGCGTACGGGCGCGGCGGCGCGGAGCGATGCGGCGGATGGGGTTTCGTTGAGGGATCACGCGATCATGGAGCTGCTGTATGCGGGCGGTCTGCGTGTGGGCGAGATTGTGGGGCTGCACGTGGAGGATTTGCGGCTGGAGTCCGCGAGTGTGCAGGTGCGGGGCAAGGGAGATAAGGAGCGGATCGTGCCGCTGCATGCGAAGGCGGTCGAGGCGCTGGAGCAGTATGTGAAGCGCGGAAGGCCGGAGCTGCTGCGGGGTGTGCATGGTGTGCAGCGGGCGCTGTTTGTTTCGGTGAGAGGCAAGGCGTTGACGGCGCAGAGTGTGTGGCGGCTGGTGAAGGGGTTGAACTCGCAGGCGAGCCCGCACAAGCTGAGGCATAGTTGCGCGACGCATATGGTGGAGCATGGTGCGGATTTGCGCACGGTTCAGACGCTGCTGGGGCATGCGGATATCGCGACGACGCAGGTGTATACGCATCTGGCGATTGATCGGCTGAAGACGGTGCACAGGATGCATCATCCGCGCGCGAAGATGCGTGAACCCACTCATCGCGATGAGGCCGCGATGAATGGGGCACCCGGAGTTGTGGCACGATGAGCGGAAAGAAGTCGACTGGATTTGTCGAACTCGCGGGGAAGTTTCTTGCGATGCTGCGCGAGGAGCGGGGGGCGAGTGAGCACACGCTGCGGGCGTATGGGCGGGAGGTGCGCGGGTTCGCGGAGTATCTAGGCGAGACGCTGGGTGAGGATGGCGATGTGCGGAAGGTGGAGCACACGCATATTCGGGCGTACCTGGCGGTGCTGTTCGATCGTGGGTTGACAAAGGCGAGTGTGGCGCGGGCGCTGGCGGCGGTGAGGAGCTGGTTCAAGTGGCTGGCGCGGAGTGGGTATGTGGAGTCGAATCCGGCGTCGCTGGTGAGCACGCCGAAGCTGCCGAAGCATCTGCCGAGGGTTCCGGGGATTGAGGAGTTGAACCGGGTGTTGAATTCCTTAGAGCGAGGCAGCGGGTCAGCGAGTCAGCAAGTCAGTGGGAAGGACGAAGAGCAAGAGGCGGCAGCGTGGCCGGCGCGGGATCGGGTGATCTTTGAGTTGTTGTATGGGTCGGGGATTCGAAACTCGGAGCTGTGTGGGTTGGATTTGAGCAGCATCCTGTGGGGCGATGATGCGATTCGAGTGTTCGGTAAGGGCAGGAAAGAGAGATTGGTGCCGCTGGGAGATGAGGCGGCCGCGGCGATCAGGGCGTATCTGCCGGAGCGTCGCGAGAGGTTAGAGGCGGCGGGCAAGGGAAAGCTGGTGCATGATGGGCCGCTGCTGATGAATTTGCGGGCGCGCGGGAGCTGCAGACTTACGACGCGCAGCGTCGGGCGGATAGTCAAGCAGATTGCGCTGAGCCGCGGGCTGGCGGCGGATGTGCATCCGCATACGCTGCGGCATGCGTTCGGAACGCACATGCTGGAGGAGGGGGCTGATCTGCGGGCGATCCAGGAGATGCTGGGGCATGAGCGTCTTTCTACGACGCAGCGATACACGCAGTTGACGGTGGGGCAGGTGCAGCGCGTGTATGAGGAGACGCATCCGCGGGCGAGGTGAGCGGATGTTTCGCGTGGCCTTGCGATCTAACCGAGGCGCAGGATGAAGATCGCGAGTGCGATGCCACTAAGGGCGAGGATGCTTGCAAAGGTAACGCCGAGATACGAAGGTCTGCCGGGCTGCCACGTGCCCTGGGCAAGGCGGCGTATGACAGCGAGGTGCTGCAGCAGAGCCGCTACGAGGACAACTACGCCGAGCACAACGAGCAGAACGCCGGTGGCCACAGAGTGCATGGTGGAGTGCTGTGGAGTGTTACTGAGCTCACGCAGGAAGAGGCCGAATCGGCTGACGGCGAAGCCGACACCCATCAGGCCTAGGCCGGTGCGAATCCAGGCAAGAAAGGTGCGTTCGGCCGCGAAATAGATGCGCGGGTCCTGCTCGGGACTTTGTTCCATGGGACATGGGATGCGACATTCGGATGTCCCGACGGCCGGAGAACAAGGTGGTGTGACCATTGGATAGGTTGGGAAGCCTGTCACGCATCCGTGAGCTGGCTGGGCGGCTACATGCATACTGCGTACTGCGGGCGGTCCAGGAGATGCTGGGGCGTGAGCGGTTGTCGACGACGCAGCGGTAATACGCAATTGACGGTGGGTCAGGTGCAGCGCGTGTATGAGGAGACTCATCCGCGGGCGCGGTGAGTGCGGAGCTTCTTCTGTGAAATAAAGACTCGACCTCACGGGATGCGTGAGGTCGAGGGAAGAAACGCGCTTAAAAGTCCGAGGCGATTAGCAGCTCAACTTCGGGCGCATCTTGCGACGGAGTGCGCCGGCCGCGCCGAGAAGGCTGGAGCCGACGAGGAGCAGTGAGGCGGGCTCAGGCGTCGCGGCCGGCGGAGTGCCGGGTGTAACCGTGACATCTTCTTTGGAGCCGCTGGTTCCGTAGATAACTGAGACATCAGTGGAAACCACCGTTGAATCCGCGTTGAGGCCGGGGATCTTAATGATGAACGTGCCGGTGCCGAGGATCGACGGATCGTGGTTGAGCACGGATGGATTGACGTAGTAGTTGGTTTCGTCCGTAAGGATCAGATCATCAGGCTGGGAGCCGACGGCACAACTGCCTGCGGCCTCGAGGCAGATCTGACCGGTAGTGGTGTTATTCGAAACGCCCCAGTGGTCGATCGTGTCGGTTGTGTCCGGATCCGCGATCGCGGAATGGCTTTTGCTTGCGGAGATGTTGACCAAAGTGCCCGATGTTCCGGTCAATGTGACGGCCGACGTCGGTTTATTGTTCAGGTTGAAAAGGAGACCGGCGATCAGGTTGTCGTCGCTGCTCTGGCTGGATCCGTTGAGGTTAGTGTTATTCGTTAGCGTGATCGTGATTGTTCCGGCGGTGGGATTCAGATCCATGGTTCCCGTGCCAGCGACAGAACCGGTGAAGCTGAGGTTGTAATACGTATCCGCATGCATTGCAGAAGCCGACAAGAACAAAAGAGCGCAAACCAATGCTGCCAACGTAACCCCAAGGCGGGGTCTACCCAAAAACTTCATAAGAAAAGGCCTTCCTTGAATAAGTGATGTCTGTCGTATGTAGAAGCACGCCGAGTGCCACTTATTGTCGCGACGAGATTCGCGTTATGAAGGCAAATTCTGGGATATCGGAGAAGAGGAGTAGTCCATGTGCAAAGTTCTGCATGCACTCAGTGCGATGCATTTGCCTAGGAGCGTAAGTGCGTTGGCGGCGTGGGTTCCTGCGGCAGAGATTCGGGAACTCATGCAGGTAAAAGGGCAGGGTTGGCGGTAACGAAACAGCAGTACGTTGCCTTCACGCGTCAGTAGCGGGGGATGGAGGGGTCGATGGCGCAGGACCAGAGGTCGATGCCGCCGGCGACGGATTGGGCTTTTGCGAAGCCTTGCTGACGAAGCCAGTTGGCGACAGAGAGGGAACGTGCGCCGTGATGACAGAGGACGGCGATGGGTTGATCTTCGTCGAGCTCGTTGAAGGCACGCGCGGGGATCTCGTTCATCGGAATGAGCGTGCTATTGGGTATGTGCGCGGTGGCGTACTCCCAGGGCTCGCGGACATCGAGGAGAAGCGGCGGGTGAGTGGAGGCGAGTTGTTGTTTGAGCTGGTCGACGGTGATCTCGAGGTCCATGTTTAAGACAGTAGAGGGTGGACCGTAGACAGTAAAGTTGATGCGTCGTGATTCGATAGCGAAGTCAATTTGAATGGTGTCAGACATTTGCGAAACGCCGTTTCGGCTCGGTTGACGCGAGCCACGGAGCAGCGGAGAATTGCGGGCCTAGGCGCCTCGACAATTTGAACGATTAGCTTCCGCAGAGACTCTGAACCCGGCCCCATCCGAGGCGCAACAAATTTTTCAAGTCGAGGAGGAGTTATGAGCACACAGGCTCCGATGAAAGAGACCCCTGCGCTGGATATGGACAAGCTGAACGCGTTTGTGGGTCAGTTTGTGAACGATCTTGGCGCGGCGGTGCACAGCGGGATGGTGGTGATCGGCGAAAAGCTGGGGCTCTATAAGGCGCTGGCGGAGATGCCGATGACGTCGACGGAACTGGCGGCGAAGACGAAGACGGACGAACGGTATGTGCGCGAGTGGCTGGCGTCGCAAGCTGCGGGCGGATATGTAACGTTCGAGGAGAAGACGGGCAAGTTCAGCTTGTCGCCGGAGCAGGCGTTTACGCTGGCGGCGGAAGACAGTCCGGCGTATCTGCCGGGAGCGTTTGAGCTGGCGCTGGCTTCGCTGGCTGCAGTGCCGAGGATCGCGGCGTCGTTCAAGACTGGCGAGGGGATGGGATGGGGCGAGCATGTAGAGGGCGTGTTTCACGGCTGCGAGAAGTTCTTCCGGCCAGGGTATGCGGCGAATTTGATGAGCTCGTGGATTCCGTCGCTGGAGGGTGTGCAGGAAAAGCTGGAGAAGGGCGCGATGGTGGCCGACGTGGGATGCGGCAAGGGTGCGTCGACGCTATTGATGGCGGAGGCGTTTCCGAAATCGACGTTCTTCGGATTTGATTATCACGACAAGTCGATTGAGGGAGCGCGACAGGCGGCAGCGAACAAGGGGATGAGCGACCGCGTGACGTTCGGGATTGCGACGGCGAAGGGCTTTCCGGGGAAGTATGACCTGGTGACAGTCTTCGATTGCCTGCACGATATGGGCGATCCTGTGGGCGCAGCGAAGCACGTGCGCGAGGCACTGACGCCGGATGGAACGTGGATGATCGTGGAGCCGTTCGCGAACGACGCGTTGAAGGACAATATGAATCCGGTGGGGCGAGTTTATTACTCATTCTCGACGCTGCTATGCACGCCGTGCTCGCGATCGCAGGAGGTTGGAATGTGCTTGGGTGCGCAGGCGGGAGAGGCGCGGATTCGCGATGTGGTGACGCAGGCGGGGTTCACGCGCTTCCGCAGAGCGACGCAGACGCCATTCAACATTGTGTATGAGGCGAGGCCGTAGTGCGGAGTGGTCAGTGGTTCGTCGTTAGTGAAGGCAAACTACCGGACGACGGCGTTGAACGGAAGGAAGAGAGTGAAGACGGTGCCGCGGTGCGCGGGTGACTGGCTGCTGCGCACGTCGAGCGTGCCGCGGTGACGATCGACGATCTCTTTGGTGACCCAGAGGCCCAGGCCTGTGCCGGTGAGGCCTTTGGTCGTGAAGAAGGGATTGAACAGGCGCGCTCGAGTTTCGGGTGACATGCCCATGCCGGTATCGGCGATGGTCACCGCGATGCCGGGCTCTCCGTTGCGCCAGTTACGAGATTCACGGTCGCGAAGGAAGAGCGTGCCGCCGGCGGGCATGGCATCGAGCGCGTTGCTGATGATGTTGGCAAGTACCTGGCGGATTTCGCCTTCAAAGCAGTGGACGCGGCGCTTGGCACTGGAGTGGCGATCGATCTGGACGTTCGCGTTGGCGATGCGGCCCTGATAGACCGACAGGACGCTACCGACGAGGTCGGTGAGATTGATCTCCTGCGGGTTGCTGGACTGCTTGTGAAAACGGAGGGTCTGCGAGGTGATGGCGGAGACTCGGCGTAGCTCAACTTCGGCAGTCCGGACGTAATGGCGTGCCTGATCGAGGGTTTCGCTGTGCTCGGCGAGGTATAGGAGGTTTGTGACGGACTCGAGCGGATTGTTGATCTCGTGCGCGATGGAACTGGCGAGGCGACCGACGATGGCGAGCTTTTCGGATTGCTGGAGAGCGAGCTCGGCCTTCTTCTGCTGAGTGATCTCAAGTGAGGCAGCGGTGATGGCCTGGATGTTGCCGTCGGCGCCGTAGACGGGGAAGTAGCTGACGGTCCAGTAACGGTGCTCGTCCGCAGGGTCGTTGAAGAGCTTGCCTTCGAGCGGATAGTTGATGACGGGCTCGCCTCGCGCTACCTGATCGAAGAGCTCCTTGAGGCCTTCGATCGGAGCCATCTCGGTGAGCGTGCGGCCGACGATTTGTTCAGGCTTCAGCCCGAAGAAGGCAGCCTGACGGTCGTTGAGGCGGAGGTAATGGTAGTCGTCCAGATCAAAGAGCGCGAGTCCGATGGGGGCGGTGCTGTAGATGGTTTCGATTTCAGCGCGCTGGCGTTCGGCCTCTTGGGTCTTGCGCTGCAGGGTCTCGCGATCGAGCTTTTCCTGGGTGAAGTCGCGAAAGAAGATGACGATGCCGTCTTCGGTGGGAAAGCTCTGGACGCGCAGCCACTGGTTGAGGGGCTCCGGATAGAAGGCTTCGAACTCGCCGCGGAGGCCTTCTTCCATGGAGCGGCGGTAATTTTCAATGTAGGGCGAATTCTTGTAAACGGTACCGGGGAAGGCTTCAAAGAGGTTCTGGCCGACGAGGTTGCGGCCAAAGGAGATGATCTCGTTGGCGCGGCGGTTGAGGAATGTGAAGCGGTAGTCCCGGTCGAGGAAGACCATGGCGTCCGTCGTGGCGTCGAAGAACTGCTCCATCTGGCGCCGAAGTGATTCGGTTTGCAGGTCGGAGCGGCTGGCGAGGTCTGGCACAGAAGTGTCCTTGAGGCGATGAAAGGCGGAGGGTTGCCGACGTCGCGGGAAGAATCTGGCGTGATTCTAAACGTTGAGGAACGACTGCAAAAGAGTGGCAGTTTTGCGTCGCAAGACAATTTCATCCTGAATTTCGAGATTACTTATAGACGATGGAATAGGTAAGGCTAAGCGTTCCGCTCTTGTACGTATGATGCTGCCGGAGAATGAGCTGGAGGCGTTGCGACGGAGGGGGAAGCAAGGGTATGCCACCGCCGAGAAGGATTGGGATGACGATAAGTTCGATTTCGTCGACGAGATTAGCCGCGAGGAGGGTGCGGAAGAGCTCGCCGCCGCCGAAGAGCCAGATGTCTTTGCCATTGTCGGGTTGGTTGCGGAGTTCGGCGACGGTTTGCTCGGGTGTGGTGGAGAGGATGGAGGATTTGGGGATATCGGCGCGCGTGAGCGTACGGGAGAAGATGTAGTTCTTCTTGCCGGGGAAGGTGGGTTGCCCGTGCGCGCGCATGACATCAAAGGTGCGACGGCCGATGAGCAGAGTGTCGTAGCGGGAGAAGTCCTGGGCGTAGTCCACCTCGGGATCGGAGGGGATCCAGTCGAACTCGCCTTTGGGGCCGGCGATGAAGCCGTCGAGGCTAGAGGCTACGGCATAGCGGACGCGGCGCATGCGAAAGTTTATCGCCAACGATGGAACCCCACCCATGACGACGATAAAGCTGTCGTGATGAATGGGGCACCGAAAGAGTCGTACTGAGGAGCGCTACGCGTTGGCGCCGTGGCACTTCTTGTATTTCTTGCCGGAGCCGCAGTAGCACGGATCGTTGCGGCCGATGTTGGCGCCGGCGCGCTTGGGGGCAGAGCCGTTGCCGTTCGAGGTTGAGCCGCCGGCCTGGCGGGCGATCTCGAGTTCGCGCTCTTTCTTGCGGGCGAACTCGCGCTCGAGTGCGTCGATGGTGGTCTGCGGAGCGCGCGTGGGAACGACGGGCGGCGCGGACTGTTGCGCTGGCTGCTGGTTTGGCTGCCAGTGAGTGGGCGCGGCAGAGGGCATTTGAGCTGGCGGCGGCATCTGCGGCGGGGTGGCGAAGTGCCGCGCCTGCAGGGCGGCGAGTTGCTCAGGTGTTTCGATGGGCGTGCCGTCCGGAGCGAGGATCTGCATGCGGAACAGGTGCCGGCAGGTGTCCTCTTGGAAGCGCGTCATCATTGCCTCGAACATGATGAAGGACTCTTTCTTGTACTCGACGAGTGGATCGACCTGGGCGTAGCCGCGCAGGCCGATGCCCTCCTTGAGGTGATCCATGTTGAGGAGGTGATCCTTCCAGAGGCCGTCGAGCACGGACAGCATGACGACGCGCTCGTGGTAGCGCATGTTGGGTGCGCCGAGGATCTGCTCCTTGACGTTGTAGCGCTCGCGGAGCTTTTCAAACATGGCGTCGCCGAGGTCGTGACGCGAGAGCTCTTCGGCGTTGATCTGGTCCTGAAGCTTTGCGCCGAAGAGATCGAAGGTCGCGGCGAAGAGACCTTCGAGGTTCCATTGCTCGACATGCGCCTTCTCTGGGATGTACTCGTCGAGAAGGTTGGAGAGGATCGTCGAGACGTAGTCGTCGGTGATGAGCTCTTTCTGCTCGACGCCTTCCATGAGCTGGCGGCGGAGCCCGTAGACGGCTTCGCGCTGCTTGTTCATGACGTCGTCGTACTCGAGGACGTGTTTGCGGGACTCGAAGTTCTGAGCTTCGACAGCCTTCTGCGCGCCTTCGATGCGCTTGGAGATCATGCGCGATTCGATGGGCACGCCCTCTTCCATGCCGAGACGCTGCAGCAGCGTGCCGACCCACTCGCGCGCGAAGATGCGCATGAGGTCGTCTTCAAGCGAGAGGAAGAAGCGCGAGGCGCCGGGATCGCCCTGACGGCCGGCGCGGCCGCGGAGCTGGTTGTCGACGCGACGCGACTCATGGCGTTCGGTGCCGAGGATGAAGAGACCGCCGGTTTCGATGACTTTCTCGTGCTCGATCTTTGTGGCGGATTCATGGGCGGCGATGATCTCATCCCACTGCTCCTGCGTGGTCTCGAACTCCTGGCCCTGGTAGTAAAAGCGGGTGAAGCCGGCGGCGGCGTTGGGATGGATGGCGCCTTCGGCAGGCGAGACTGCGCGCGCGAGGTTCCGCTTGACGAGGTCCTGGCGCGCGATGAACTCGGAGTTGCCACCAAGAAGGATGTCCGTTCCGCGGCCAGCCATGTTGGTGGCGATGGTGACCATGCCGAGGCGACCGGCCTGCGCGACGATTTCGGCTTCTTTCTCGTGGAACTTCGCGTTGAGGACGACGTGGCGTACACCCTTGCGCTTGAGGATGTCAGAGAGGAGCTCGGATTTCTCGATCGACGTAGTGCCGACGAGGACCGGCTGCTTCGAGGCGTGCAGACGCTCGATCTCGTCGGCGACGGCGAAGTATTTTTCTTTCGCGGTGCGGTAGACGACATCGGGGTTTTCGATGCGCTGCATCGTGCGATTGGTAGGGATGACGACGATGTCGAGCTTGTAGATGGATTGGAACTCGGCGGCCTCGGTCTCAGCGGTACCAGTCATGCCGGCGAGCTTCTTGTAGAGACGGAAGTAGTTCTGGAAGGTGATGGTGGCAAGCGTCTGATCTTCCTTGCGGATATCGACGCCTTCCTTGGCCTCGATGGCCTGGTGGAGGCCATCAGACCAGCGGCGGCCGGGCATGAGGCGGCCGGTGAATTCGTCGACGATGATGATCTCGCCGTCCTTCACCACGTACTCGACGTCGCGCTTGTACAGGGCGTGGGCCTTGGTGGCCACCTCGATGTGGTGCTTCATGTCCCAGTTTTCGGGGTCGGCAATGTTGCCGATGCCGAGAAGCTTTTCGACCTTCTCGAAGCCTTCGTCGGTGATGGTGATGGCGCGCGCTTTTTCGTCAACGACGTAGTCGCCGGTCCAGGTCTTGGACTGCGACTCGAAGTTCTCGATCATCTCGCCTTCTACGAGTTGCGGGATGATGGTGTTGGCGATGGCGTACTTGTCGGTGGTTTTGTCAGTGGGGCCGGAGATGATGAGCGGCGTGCGGGCTTCGTCGATGAGGATGGAGTCGACTTCGTCCACGATGCAGTAGAAGTGGCCGCGCTGCACGGTGTCCTTGAGGTCGAACTTCATATTGTCCCGCAGGTAGTCGAAGCCGAACTCGTTGTTGGTGCCGTAGGTGATGTCAGAGCCATAGGCTTCGCGACGCTGCTCGTCGGAGAGGTCGTGCACGATGACGCCGACGGAGAGGCCGAGGAAGCCATAGACCTTGCCCATCCACTCGGCGTCGCGCTTGGCGAGGTAGTCGTTGACGGTGACGACGTGGACGCCGCGGCCGGCGAGCGCGTTGAGATAGCAGGGAAGCGTAGCGACGAGCGTCTTGCCTTCGCCGGTTTTCATTTCGGCGATCTTGCCCTGGTGCAGGACCATGCCGCCGATCATTTGCACGTCATAGTGACGCATGCCGATCACACGGATTGCTGCTTCGCGGACGACGGCGAAAGCCTCGGGCAGGAGCTCATCGAGCACGCGCTTTTCGGCGTCAGCGATGTCTTCGGGCTCGGTCAGGCCTTCGATGGCGGAAGCGACGCGGGCCTTGAATTCGGCGGTTTTGGCGGCGAGCTGCTCGTCGGTGAGCTGCTTGAGGGCGGGCTCGTGGTCGTTGATTTGCGCAAGCGTGGGGAGCATGCGCTTGACGGCGCGGTCATTGGCGGTGCCGAAGACTTTGGCGAAGGTTTTTTCGAGCAGCACGGGAGTTGTCCTTTTGGCGCGGCGCCGGATGGAGCTATCGACGCGAGTAATCAGAATTTCGAGCGGAGTGGAACAGGCCAGACTGGCCCGCAGAAATGGCGCTTAGAGAGCGGCGTTGCGGGCGAAGCTGGTGGCCGCGAAGATGGCGGCGGAGTGTGCGGCGGGCGGGCGCATCGTCCACGTGGAATGGAAGACGGCGGCTAACGCGGGCGCTGGTGTGAGAAGAGTTTCCGGATCGACGGCGCTATCTGCGGTGTTCTGCGCGAAGTGCTCGTTGTGCGCGTCTACCGCATGGCGGTACAGCAGCGCGGTGATGCGGTCGCCGTGAAAGCCGCGCGGCGAAGAAGACGCGTTCGCCTGTGCCGCTCCGAGCGTGGAGAGCAGCAGAAAGAGGCAGGCGAGATGGCGAGTGCGCAGAGACACGGGTGTCTATAGTTTAGATGATTGCGCGGCCGAATTGTTGCTGTTCTGCAGCGAGGGTTTGAGGTAGTGGGACAGCGGGTCGCCGGTAGAGCGAATCGCTGTTGCGACGCATTGTGCCACCAAATCAGCGCCTTCGGGGCTGGTGTGGGTGTGGTCCTTGGGGAAGAGCGGCGCGGTCTTTTCGGGGCCGAGGGCTTCGAGGCGGTCGGCTTCGACGTTGCCGAGCTCGAGGACGGGAATTTTCTCCTGCGCGGCGACCTGGCGGACCCAGTCGTTGTAGCCCATGTCGCGCTCGATGTGGGCGCCAGTGGGACAGGCGGGTTGAGCCGCGGCACCGCAGGATGAACCGTCCGGAGCCTTCCAGATGTTGCGGACGGTTGGCGTGAGAAGGATGGGGTGGACGCCTTTCGCTTTGGCGTCGTCGATCATCTTGCGCAGATACCAGCCGAAGGTGTGGATGGTCTCGATCTTGCCGGCGTAGGGGCCGGTGGTCTGCGCGACGTCCTGGGTGTCGTCGCCGATGCCCTTGAGGTCGCCCCGGGGCTTGGCGCCGCCGAGATCGCCGCCGTCGTTGTGACCCATCTGCAGGAGGAGGAAGTCGCCGGACTTCATCTCGGCGAGCGTGGCGGCCCAGTGGCCTTCGTCGATGTAGGAGCGGGCGGAGCGGCCGGCGATGGCGCGGTTCGCGACGTTGATGCGCGAGGTATCGAAGAAGTGCGCGAAGTGGTCGCCCCAGCCGAGGTCGGCGCTATTGCGTGCAGTGGAGTCTCCGACGATGAAGACGGTGGGAAGCGCTGGGTTGAGCGGAGCGTTGTGCGGGAGGTTTGTCTGTGGAGGTGTGGGCGGAGGGGCTTCCTGCGCGATGGCGGGAGCGCTGAATGCGAGGCCGAGGATGACAACGGGACCGAGTGCGAGGGAGACGAGCCGCAGCATAGAGCTAACGGTAGCATCCGCGCAGTGCGGCCGTGATGAACAAAGGTGTGGTGGAAGTCTGACTTGCGGCGTAAGCTACGCGCACACAGAAGAGCAGGCTTTCGGGGAAGGCGGATGGCGATGGGCGCTGGTGCGGGTCGGACGCCGTTGGAGAGCGCTTTGCGCAAAGCGCGGTGGCGAATTCTGCCGCTGCTGTCGATCGGCTATCTGCTTGCCTTCATGGACCGCGCGAACATCAGCTTCGCGGCGGAG
This Acidobacteriaceae bacterium DNA region includes the following protein-coding sequences:
- a CDS encoding DUF202 domain-containing protein, whose protein sequence is MEQSPEQDPRIYFAAERTFLAWIRTGLGLMGVGFAVSRFGLFLRELSNTPQHSTMHSVATGVLLVVLGVVVLVAALLQHLAVIRRLAQGTWQPGRPSYLGVTFASILALSGIALAIFILRLG
- a CDS encoding rhodanese-like domain-containing protein, producing MSDTIQIDFAIESRRINFTVYGPPSTVLNMDLEITVDQLKQQLASTHPPLLLDVREPWEYATAHIPNSTLIPMNEIPARAFNELDEDQPIAVLCHHGARSLSVANWLRQQGFAKAQSVAGGIDLWSCAIDPSIPRY
- a CDS encoding PEP-CTERM sorting domain-containing protein; protein product: MSASAMHADTYYNLSFTGSVAGTGTMDLNPTAGTITITLTNNTNLNGSSQSSDDNLIAGLLFNLNNKPTSAVTLTGTSGTLVNISASKSHSAIADPDTTDTIDHWGVSNNTTTGQICLEAAGSCAVGSQPDDLILTDETNYYVNPSVLNHDPSILGTGTFIIKIPGLNADSTVVSTDVSVIYGTSGSKEDVTVTPGTPPAATPEPASLLLVGSSLLGAAGALRRKMRPKLSC
- the ffh gene encoding signal recognition particle protein, coding for MFENLSEKLQRSFKDLRGQGTLTDENINDALRSIRVALLESDVNLDVTRKIIEDIRAKALGTGVATALNPSEQIVKIVRDELMDVLGHDTARFKFAPQPPSVILMAGLQGSGKTTTAGKLAQWLKKGGHRPLLVSVDVYRPAAREQLKVVAQSINAQIYEGKLEAGSSELAADRQNQTTEVLRLAKEALREARNYACDILIVDTAGRLGIDEQLMDEMSELKKLLNPSEILFVADAMTGQDAVNSAKAFNDRLQITGAILTKMDGDSRGGAALSIRQITGAPIKFLGTGEKPDAFEAFHPDRIVGRILGMGDIATLLERAEEKLDRSKAEAFAKKALTGDGFSLEDFRDQLRQVKKLGSMQSILKMLPSVGPFAGMQQAAANVDESQFTRIEAIINSMTAKERHNSAIINGSRRKRIAAGSGTTVQEVNNLLRQHTQMSKLFKGMGSGLAGGAKAQQRLLSQMQGKQRFGR
- a CDS encoding tyrosine recombinase, giving the protein MPSASLGASTGLGDVGLLREYATHLRVEKGLRPLSVEAYQRDLESFAEFVEGGDRTLMSARQEDVSGFMRHLREHAIESRSVARKLSCLRGFYRWMLKDKRIAHDPTVNIESPSSWKVLPKSLAESDVREMLERTGAAARSDAADGVSLRDHAIMELLYAGGLRVGEIVGLHVEDLRLESASVQVRGKGDKERIVPLHAKAVEALEQYVKRGRPELLRGVHGVQRALFVSVRGKALTAQSVWRLVKGLNSQASPHKLRHSCATHMVEHGADLRTVQTLLGHADIATTQVYTHLAIDRLKTVHRMHHPRAKMREPTHRDEAAMNGAPGVVAR
- a CDS encoding tyrosine-type recombinase/integrase gives rise to the protein MSGKKSTGFVELAGKFLAMLREERGASEHTLRAYGREVRGFAEYLGETLGEDGDVRKVEHTHIRAYLAVLFDRGLTKASVARALAAVRSWFKWLARSGYVESNPASLVSTPKLPKHLPRVPGIEELNRVLNSLERGSGSASQQVSGKDEEQEAAAWPARDRVIFELLYGSGIRNSELCGLDLSSILWGDDAIRVFGKGRKERLVPLGDEAAAAIRAYLPERRERLEAAGKGKLVHDGPLLMNLRARGSCRLTTRSVGRIVKQIALSRGLAADVHPHTLRHAFGTHMLEEGADLRAIQEMLGHERLSTTQRYTQLTVGQVQRVYEETHPRAR